ATATAGTAATGGTATATGAAGATGATCTTGGCAAAAAATCAGCTTTTACCCCTTTGAAATATATGTACAGAATTTCCAGATCTAATCTGAAATGTAAATTAGGAAATGCTAAGCATTATCTTTGACCTTTAAAACAAAAAACCTACTGTATGGACAAACACAAATCATACTACTGTTGTTTGTTTAGAAATGTTGAGTATTATTTTGTTGGTGGGTTTATACGGCCTCAACTTCTGCTGCTATAGTACTTGAGTTTGGTGACCGCTTCCTCTCTGAATCTTTAACACTAAATAttctctgaatttcttttgtaTCTTGTACACTGCAGGGTACCAAGTAGAGACAAACTGCAGGGTACCTAGTAGAGACAAACCGCTGCATTGTGGTATGTGGCCTTCTATCAAGATCTAATTCAGATTTGGATTCCACTACTATGATTTCTCCGTTATTTCCATATCCCAGCTCAATTGCTACTGAAGTGCACCTATTTAGCTGATCTAGTTCATTGTTATGCATTTTTAACCAGGGTGTGATTTTTCCACTAATTTGTGGTGGTTAAATTTATCATCTCATGCACTCGAATCAATGTAAACCTATACATCCTAACCACCATCTTAGTACCTCTTAACAGAACCATTTGCCACTTAGTTCTATAGATCTATTAGTCGACATGGCATTTTTTGTTAGATTTATATGACCTCAAATGCTGCTGCTATAGTACTTGAGCTCTGCAATGTATGTTCTGTTATGTTGTCACAGGTCAACTTGATTAGACTTTCATTTGACAAATTTATATTTGGATTAATTTGTAGTAACCTCATGTTTATTGTTATTTTACACTAGGTACTTTGTTATTCTCATTTGTAGGCACAATAAGATTTAAGGATTTTGTAAAGCATGTAATATGTTTTTTAAGTTTCTTCTTCTACTATATATTTATATCTACAAATGTCTAATGTTGCTGTGAATATGGTAGGTATGTTGCCGTCCAAACATATAGTTGCCATCAGGAGGGTCGACGACAAGAACGGAGGGTCGGCGACAAGAACACGAGTGACAACCTTAGTAGTTTATATGTTTTGTTGATGTAAATTGGATTGTACCGGTTCATAATCCTTGTTGTGTGATATATTTTGTCCATATATGTTGTATATTATCATTTCATGGACAATATTATAACGTGCTAGGTTGTAGATACCTATGGATGGTTGCATATTGAGTGATTTTGTCAATATATTGTATATTATAATTTCATGGTGGATATTATAATCTGCTGGGTTGTGGATACCTATGCATATTGATTGATTTGTGTAACGTTTGGTACTTTGGACATATTGTCTTGGTCCAAAATTGGCATTATAATTTATGGAACACATTATGCTAAAAGTGTATTTGATCATAATTGGGCTAAAAGAAATGGATGGTATCAAATTTGAATTGATACTAAATTCATGACAGTTTCTGTGACGAAAAATAGTGTCCACGTAAGTAGCCATGTCATTTCAGTTAGTCAATTGAAAATCCTACGTGGCATTGGTCCATGACGGTCTGTTCCGTCACAGCCAATTTGGGCTTGGGCGGGCTTGAGGCAGTTCCATGACAGCCAAGAACCGTCATGGAAGCTAAGGTATCAAAtcatgacgcgatatacatgacggatttcaagTCCGTCAAGGATGGGCACGCATGACAATTTTTGGTTGATCTGTGACGGCCAAGGACCGTCATGTATTAACGGACTTCTTGTAATGTAACATAGTGGCTACAAAGAGCAAAATGAGTATCACTGGATTCGATCAGTTGCTTCTATCCTAGTTTGATTAGTACCAAGAGGGAAAGGGGTATTACATGCTGAGGCGTCTTCACATAGGCATAGTGTACCTTGCTTGCATGAACTTTTTTAAACAAATGGTGATTTTTTTAATAGATGGTGAGATTTTTAGTATACAGTGAACATTCTATAAATACATGATCATttgttaaaaaaaatgttcatgcattttattcatgttttatttaaaaacattcAGGTAATTTTAAATTATTTTCACACTTCTAAAACTAATGTCATGTACTGAAAAGGTGTCCATGTTTTCTTTTGTGTTTTTACATaaaaacgaaaatctgatcagggCAAATAGAAAACAAATCAGTGAAGTAAAGCCCTCGATATCTAGGAGAAATGGCGCGACATGCTGAACTGTGACCCGAGCCCATGACGCACATCCATGCGTTTCATCGACTGTTTGACTCACGGAGCATCAAATAGGATCGATCCCCTTTCATAAGGAAAAATAAAATGATCTTACGTTTGCGAGGCCCAAGAGGATTTGTGTGCAATCTAGGATCGTTGACATGTTGTTTATCCTCCCAAAGTTACTGAACGCACGCACAGACTTTCTCGAGCAACAGGAGTTTACCAGACAATCCTGGTGTTTTTGGGTCTTCTCTTGTCAAAGACATTGTTTACTGTTTGTTGGACAAGACTGGTCTTAAATGGTTGGATTGGGCAACAACAACGCTGGCGCACCGTTTCTTTTCTGGAGGTTTTTTTTAGAACTAATCTTGCAGTTCATGTTTgtaaggtgatgatgtgtgttgatgCTTACAGTGGACCACCTTTGCTTACAACAACGCTGGCGCACCGTTTCTTTCTGGAGGTTTCTCTTTCCATAATTTGATTGCATGCATTTTTTATATGGTGACCCCATTGGACGTCAGGAACTATCCTCTCAATACCAAATGATATAGTGTAATATTACCCTTATATAAAAAATAATTATAGGCCCCCCCATAAAAAAATCGGCCCGAATGGGCGACCCAGCAGCGAATGGGCGACCCAGCAGCAGCATGCTTGTCGATGCAATCGCGGGAAGAACCATGAAGCGGCCATGCCGCGGTCCAAAGGAACAAGACAGCTGCAGCCcattgctcgatcggtggagggcGCGCTATGCTGACGTTCTTCACGGAATCGTGCGAAACTGTGCACAGACTGATCAAACCGAAGACGCCGAGAGCGAGATCAAGAAGACGCGAGCCGACAGCTGGATGTGGTAGGAGGATCCCACGGCCATGAGACAGCAGCTGCGTATGTTCGCGCCGCCTGTACCTAGGGTTTGTTCGCTGGTCGTGTTGACCGACTGCCCTAGACAGTCTTTTTCCCGATCGCTTGATGCgggtttttctctctctctcactggcCGTCATGATCTAACAGCTATTTCCTGAAAGATATACAGAACTTAGAAGATCAATAACGGATGCTTTGCAACAAATTATTTGTGATCAGAAGTGCTAATATGAAAAAAAAGCAAGAGCACAGGAGCATTTCCTCTTTTTACGTTTATGTGTGTCTTTGTGTTTCTTAAGCATATATAGTGCGTCAAGTGTTACCAAAGCATCATTGGACATAAACTTACCTTTAAGTTTATGTTTTATGGTTGAATGTACATGTCCAGTTTGAATAGATCTAGAATTTTTTCCCACAAGAACAGCACAATAAGGGGCCTAAAACCATCTCCATGTTTCGTTCGGCTCCCAAGAAGGCCAGCTTAGTTTTGTCAGAGGACACCCTGGGGAAGCTCAGATTGGTCCCATCCATAATAGAAAGTACTCCAGTTAGTCAACTGCAAACTTGGTTATTCCCACTTGAGCTTTGCTTCAAGCCAGTTTTATTCATCAACCAGCCAAAGATACCCAGCTCATTATATATTCGACGAATCCAATGCTATGCTATGTTAGATCTCGTTTACAGTTTGTCAGACACACTAGTCACCCACTGGCCCAATTCACTTGTCTATATAAGTGTACGTACGTAGTACACCATTTCAGACGCAGCACACTCACCCACACTTAACAGTTAACACCAGTAGAAGTAGAAGACCATGGCGCGAGGAGCAAGAAGGGCTCGTCTCCTAGCCTCGCTACAAGCTATCTACCTCATCCTCGCAGTCTCCCAAGTAGCAGGTGACATGACCGACAGCCTCGACCTGCTATGGGGCAACACACAGGTAGAGTACGATAGCAGCGGCCGCCAAACCGTTTCCCTGTCCCTCGACCGCTGGACGACGTCCGCATTCCGCTCCAAGAGCacgcaccttttcgggaggttcgACATGGACATCAAGCTCGTCCCCAGAGACTCGGCCGGCACCATCACCACGCTCTATGTAAGTGATCCTGAAGTGAACCTGCTGCTAGATTTCATGTCACTCATGTTATTGGTATATATGTATGCCCGGGTTAACCATTAGTTCGTTGTGCTGCTGCAGATGCTGACAGAGGGGGCATGGGAAGAACACGATGAGGTCGACCTCGAATTCCTGGGCAACAGCTCCGGCGAGCCATACACCTTGCACACAAACATTTATGCCAGGGGAAGAGGCGGTCGGGAGAAGCAGTACCGACTTTGGTTTGATCCCACTCAAGATTTCCACACCTACTCCATCCTCTGGAACCCAAAGGAGATATTGTAAGTTTCCCTCTTGCTATCCGGCGAATATAACTAGTTCTTCGCAATTTCCAGCATACATATGTGGTGCTAGTAGAGCCTTTTTAACATGGTTCCTCTTACCTCATCTTTTCACATGACAGTTAAGAGGATGGAGTATAAGCTCAAAAAATCTGCATTCTATGTAACATTGTTGATTTCGTTAAGTAGTGGACCTCATTCTAAAAGTGTTGTGATAGTGGTAAGCAACTCTGTAATTTAAAAGCACTAATTAAACCCAAATCACCTCCGTTTGCAGGATAATTGTCGATGGCACGCCGGTCCGGCAGATGAAGAACCAACAAAGAAAAGATATCCCTTTCCCGCTGTACCAGCCAATGAGGCTGTACAGCAGCATCTGGAACGCCGAGGACTGGGCGACGCAAGGTGGGCGCGTCAAGACCGACTGGTCCCAGGCGCCGTTCACCTCGCTCTTCCGGAACTACAGCGCCGTTTCCTGCGTCTCGCAGAAGACCGCCTGGATCTGTGGCCGAGGTTCCAGTGACAGCAGCTGGTTCACTCACGTCTTGGACGAAGAGGGGCAACGGAAGCTCAAGGAGGTGGACGAGAAACACAAGATTTATGACTACTGCGTTGACTCGAGGAGGTACCCTAATGGGTATCCTCCAGAGTGTGGGTCACAGTAGGAGTGGTTAATTAACATAGTGGCTACAAAGAGCAAAATGAGTATCACTGGATTCGATCAGTTGCTTCTTTTCTAGTTTGAGTAGTACCAAGAGGGAAAGGGGTATTACATGCTGAGGCTTCTTCACATAGGCATAATGTACCTTGCTTACATGGTAGTATATCCTAGAAAAGTTGTCCATTTATTCGATTGATGGTGATTGATGATAGACATTGTAAGAGGGGCAATATTAAGTAGTACTAGTAATACGTTTTTTTAAGTTATTATTTGACGTGCATGTGCGGAATCCTCTCTAATTTAGTTTAACTCAGGAAGTTCAGACGACAGACTCCCTAATATACCCCGTGCGTGTGCGTGTGGTTTCGGTAGTGAACCTGATTCCTGAAGTGAAAAGACAGGATGTGGTTATGGAAGAAGCTTTTGCGTCTAATTCTCTCGTTACTTGGAACTCGGAAGTTGTAGCCAAAAGCTCAATTTGCATCATATAGGAAATATCTATGCTGCTTCAGACTTATAGTATACAGTCAAAGCAAAATATTGGCTCTAGCTTGAGAAGAAAAGCACAAGGGAGTTGCACTTGACAGAGGATGAGACTTAGAAGGACCAGACCAGCTTCTTGTGTGAATGGTTTGCTTCAATGGAACGTCTTCAAGTAACCATAAACGTCGAGAGTTAATGAGGGAAATACAACGGCGATCAGGTGTCAAAATGATATGAACTCAGCCCTACCATCCTTCAATGGATATATTCGCTCTTTTGACCAAAATCACCATATTAACGGTTACGAGCCAATATGGCAACTTTGTTAAGTTACTTTTAGGTTGCACACTTGCAAAAAACATGCAATTGCATGCGTCCAGCTCATGTACTGGAGGCTATATTTTTTTGAAGAAACACAAACGACTAGGAACACTCAATTATATGCGGCCGGGTGTGCAAAAATGAAACAAATATTCACCAAATAAAACCCTAACACCGGCGTAAGCAAGAAGACACTGAGCAACAAAACGTGGACAAATCTAGTCCGGCTAGTCACTGTCCCAGAAGTAAGAACAAACAGGCCAGAGGATGACTTTCGAGACTGACGACTTTGACTCTTCGATTCCATGTCAATCTGGCAAGGAATATGCCCCCCGGAGCTCAGAAAATGCCTTTTTCTCAGCTCATAGTTTAGTATTTAGTCAAGTCTTTGCCTCTACTATGCGTCCATGCATGACTCACACACATGAGCCCAGAAAAGTTTGAAGAACAAAAGGGCTAAGGTGGATGATCTGCCTTGTGAATAACATGCCGACAAATTTGTGGCTGCATTTTTTTTACCGCAAGACACATTAATTAGACGACTTGACAATTCACAGATTAATTACAGAAAATCGGGCTAAAACCAGTACAACCACACAAACCGTGAAGGAACATGAAAATATCAGGGCACAGCTGGCCGACCTACCACACAAGAGATATAGCATGCACGCCGTTGATGAGAGAATCATGGCGGAGGTAGCAGACAATCATCGTCGTAAGTCACTCCTCTCTGAGCAAGCGACTCTGACATTGCCACTAGCAACCACCCCCTCACAACAATGGCCGCGCGATGCCAAACTAAGAACACCCAAACAACCGGGCCAGACACGTCGAGGACGAGGGGCAACTCGGACTTCAATGACGAGCCTCACGGAAGAAAGTTGCAAACCTTGGGCTGGAGATCGTCGAGCACTGAAACACCCTTTCACAAGGAACCCGCAAGATCCCCGAATTCACCACTacacaccaccatcgccgccacaCATGAGCGTATCCTGGACTACCGTGCAAATATAATTTAGTAAAATTAGTACGTGGGTGTAGCAAAACTCGATGTGATTGTACGATGCGCATGTATGTAGTACGTACGTGTTGTGTGTATGTGTAGTCGCAGCAAATGAAACGGTGAGGGTGTGAATATTCGTGGTCCACGTGCACGCAGGTTTGTTGGTAGAAATGGCGATCCGCGTGTGCGAATCCTAGTCAATTAGCAGGCGAGACAAGGAACCGAGACAGCGTTAGCAAGCAGAGGCAAAGCTGCTATTTGGTGCAGCGCTGGTCCGATCCGTTGACAGAGAATTTTATTTTCTTTACGGTTAGCTCGGACTTCACTCAACTTGAGGTATACTTTCTCAACTCTCAAGTCTCAGCAGCAAATTAAAGTGAGACACGTGGAATATCAATCGAAGAATACACGCGTTTCAAAACGAGGAAGATGCTGCTGCCGAACACTCCTggcctgtatatatatatatatgccaccCAAGCGCTTCTCTCGCCCGATCGATGTATTCAGTTCTTCAGTTTTTGCTACTGCCTAGGAAACCAAGGTCAGGGAAACCGGGTAGCATCAGGTATGTACCTATTTATTGGCTTTTGCTGTCTTTTTTGAACAAACCATTTTCTGCTCCATATATGCATGCATCATCCTCACATGCATACTACTGGTTTTCCATCTACCCAACTCAAATATCGGTCTTAATTTTAGTTCTAATTTTCCTGCCAAAAATGACCCAGATATATTATATATGAAGTTCATCAAAACTACAAAGCACCAAAAACATAACAAAAATTGCATCACGGTCCTTAAAACGATGGCGCGACTGCTGTCATCACAATAACGAGCCGCCGGCGTTTGCTGTCACTGAGGCAGACCATGTCGATAATAGCCGAGAAATTTTCGTGCAAAGCACGAGCGCCATCAAGGCTGGAGGCATGTTCCGCTTATCGTTTAGTTTAATAGTAGTTTTGACGTAGACATGCATGCCAAGTTCTTCCAAACTGTTCTGTTCGAATCACTCTATCGTAGACGTTTGGTCCACGTAGAGGTCGCTCGAGAAGTTCGATCAACGAGTGTGTCGCTATCCAGAACTCCACATGCTTATCTATGTGATAACCTCCGAAAATCAAGTGATCTGACATTGACATCTCAGGTAGTCACGAGCCTACACGTACGTGCCTCAGGCCTTTGACTAACACGAGCCAAACGCCATGGCTCGAGAGCTCAAGGTGCTCGGCGCGCTGGATGCCGCCAAGACGCAGTGGTACCACTTCACGGCCATCGTGATCGCCGGCATGGGCTTCTTCACCGACGCCTATGACCTCTTCTCCATCTCCCTCGTCACCAAGCTGCTGGGCCGCATCTACTACTTCGACCCGAGCTCAGCCGCCCCGGGCTCGCTCCCGCCCAACGTCTCGGCCGCTGTCAACGGCGTCGCCTTCTGCGGTACCCTCGCCGGCCAGCTCTTCTTCGGATGGCTCGGCGACAAGATGGGCCGGAAGAAGGTCTACGGCATGACGCTCATGATCATGGTGCTCTGCTGCGTCGCCTCCGGCCTCTCCTTCGGCTCCACTCCGAACTCCGTCATGGCCACGCTCTGCTTCTTCCGCTTCTGGCTCGGCTTCGGCATCGGCGGCGACTACCCGCTCTCCGCCACCATCATGTCTGAGTATGCCAACAAGCGCACCCGTGGCGCCTTCATCGCCGCCGTATTCGCCATGCAGGGGTTCGGCAACCTCACCGGCGGCGTCGTCGCGATCATCGTCTCGGCTGCGTTCAAGGAGCGGTTCGACGCGCCCGCGTACAGGGACGACCGGGCCGGCTCCACCGTCCCGCAGGCAGACTACGTGTGGCGCATCGTCCTCATGTTTGGCGCTGTCCCGGCGCTGCTCACCTACTACTGGCGCATGAAGATGCCCGAGACGGCGCGCTACACGGCGCTCGTCGCCAAGAACGCCAAGCTGGCCACGTCCGACATGGCGCGAGTGCTCAACGTCGAGCTCGTCTCCGACGAGCCGGAGCAGCCGCTGCCCGTCGGACATGGTGACCGCGAGCAGTTCGGGCTCTTCTCCAAGGAGTTCGTTCGGCGCCACGGCCGGCACCTGCTGGGCACGACGGTGTGCTGGTTCGTCCTCGACATCGCCTTCTACTCGCAGAACCTGTTCCAGAAGGACATCTACACGGCGGTGGAGTGGCTGCCGAGGGCGGACACCATGAACGCGCTGCAGGAGATGTTCAAGATCTCGCGCGCGCAGACGCTGGTCGCGCTGTGCGGCACCATCCCGGGGTACTGGTTCACGGTGTTCCTCATCGACGTCGTCGGCCGCTTCGCCATCCAGCTCGGCGGCTTCTTCTTCATGACGGCCTTCATGCTGGGCCTCGCCGTGCCGTACCACCACTGGACGACCCCCGGGAACCACGTGGGCTTCGTCGTCATGTTCTCGCTCACCTTCTTCTTCGCCAACTTCGGGCCCAACTCCACCACCTTCATCGTGCCGGCAGAGATCTTCCCGGCACGGCTGCGGTCGACGTGCCACGGCATCTCGGCGGCTGCCGGGAAGGCGGGCGCCATCGTGGGGTCGTTCGGGTTCCTGTATGCTGCCCAGAGCACTGATTCCACGAAGACGGACGCCGGGTACCCGCCGGGCATCGGCGTCCGCAACTCGCTGTTCGTGCTCGCCGGGTGCAACGTGGTCGGGTTCCTGTTCACGTTCCTCGTGCCGGAGCCCAACGGGAAGTCGCTGGAGGAGCTCTCCGGTGAGAACGAGGTGGATGACGCGCCTGAAGATGCCTCATCTGCGGCAGCCGGGGAGGACAGGAGCACGCCGGCACCAGACGTTTGATAGAAGTTACAGAATATGTTTGCGTAATGGCATTATCACTTGCTGCATCGGCTGTCAAAGCATTGGGTTGGAGTGCAGTTTCTTTTACTCTGATTGCAGGATCTTGTTGGAAGCAGTGGAAGAAAAGAATCTACTGGTAAAATATGGACATTGGAAGATCAGACCGGTGCTTGCAGATTTTCTCAACTCCTTCAGTGTTAGCCATATTCCTAGATCTCAAAATCCTATTTCTCACAATCTAGCAAAGAAAGCTTTCTCTATCAGATCTTTCCTTACTTGCTCTTTTCTATGTAGCAAGGCTTCTAGATGTAAATTCAATATGGCTTTGAAAACCATATCAAAACTACTGTATGTACACTGTTTAGGCTGTTAATGAATAAAATGTGAGCCCTCTATGAGGGTTATGGTTTGCCAAAAAAAAGAAAGTTTAAACACACGTTGTCATCCGCCATTTTCCTGTGACACCAGACGCTCCTCGCAGGTCTCTGGTGTCCACAGTACCATAGGGTGTTACCCACGCCTCGGGATTCATCGGGTGTAGAGATTGAGAGTTTTTACGGTGCATCATACTACCTAATTTAATCGGTAGTATTAAGTTGATCTGATAGTTAATATGATTCGACTCAAAGGATAACTTGATAATTTTCTATTAGGCGTGTGCTTAGATTTATCCTTTCACGTGAATCAAATAATACTGGCACGGGTAGGCCTCCGTCCACCATGGCGTGTGCAGCTAGACGTCGGTCGCCGCCACCATTCTCCATGTCTGTGCGGTTAGACGTCGGTCGCTGCCAGCATCCTCCATGTCATGTGCGGCTAGCCGTCGGCCGCCACCAAGTCCTCCGTCGCGCCCTTGAGTCTCCTACACCATCCTCCAAGCTGTGTGCGGATAGCCACCAGACGCCACAGGTCCTCCGTCGTGCTCTGACTGGAGCACCTGCCCCACCATCTTGA
The window above is part of the Triticum aestivum cultivar Chinese Spring chromosome 2A, IWGSC CS RefSeq v2.1, whole genome shotgun sequence genome. Proteins encoded here:
- the LOC123187129 gene encoding probable inorganic phosphate transporter 1-4; this encodes MARELKVLGALDAAKTQWYHFTAIVIAGMGFFTDAYDLFSISLVTKLLGRIYYFDPSSAAPGSLPPNVSAAVNGVAFCGTLAGQLFFGWLGDKMGRKKVYGMTLMIMVLCCVASGLSFGSTPNSVMATLCFFRFWLGFGIGGDYPLSATIMSEYANKRTRGAFIAAVFAMQGFGNLTGGVVAIIVSAAFKERFDAPAYRDDRAGSTVPQADYVWRIVLMFGAVPALLTYYWRMKMPETARYTALVAKNAKLATSDMARVLNVELVSDEPEQPLPVGHGDREQFGLFSKEFVRRHGRHLLGTTVCWFVLDIAFYSQNLFQKDIYTAVEWLPRADTMNALQEMFKISRAQTLVALCGTIPGYWFTVFLIDVVGRFAIQLGGFFFMTAFMLGLAVPYHHWTTPGNHVGFVVMFSLTFFFANFGPNSTTFIVPAEIFPARLRSTCHGISAAAGKAGAIVGSFGFLYAAQSTDSTKTDAGYPPGIGVRNSLFVLAGCNVVGFLFTFLVPEPNGKSLEELSGENEVDDAPEDASSAAAGEDRSTPAPDV
- the LOC123187132 gene encoding xyloglucan endotransglucosylase/hydrolase protein 24-like — encoded protein: MARGARRARLLASLQAIYLILAVSQVAGDMTDSLDLLWGNTQVEYDSSGRQTVSLSLDRWTTSAFRSKSTHLFGRFDMDIKLVPRDSAGTITTLYMLTEGAWEEHDEVDLEFLGNSSGEPYTLHTNIYARGRGGREKQYRLWFDPTQDFHTYSILWNPKEILIIVDGTPVRQMKNQQRKDIPFPLYQPMRLYSSIWNAEDWATQGGRVKTDWSQAPFTSLFRNYSAVSCVSQKTAWICGRGSSDSSWFTHVLDEEGQRKLKEVDEKHKIYDYCVDSRRYPNGYPPECGSQ